From Spirochaetaceae bacterium, the proteins below share one genomic window:
- a CDS encoding extracellular solute-binding protein: MLYSRTIAVGTIAALLSLGAAGAAFAAGEEEAGAAGVMMSAPGVLPIVDEPVTLRVAAIPHATVEDLTTNYATGWLEEQTGVHVEWNVLPRKDARQKINLMLTSATDLPDVFLGAGAVTPEQAALYGGQGLFLPLNDFIDQYSTEVKRFFEENPLIRKIGTSPDGNIYSLGNYDLCYHCYYSQRVWYNKTWLDKLGLEVPQTTDELYAVLTAFKTQDPNGNGKADEVPFTGATTGWNTTLDGYLMNPFEYNDARDRLYLDGGTVVAAFTTDGWRDGLRWMSRLYAEGLIDQEGFTQDQNQMKQGVEGETILYGAIAAGVPAAFSLNEGEATRNFYLLPPVAGPSGLRRTPFFPPAHGFRNGRFVITREAEHPEVAFRWADYMYAEEATLTLYFGEQGVDWKYSEPGEVGVDDEPALFEELTMVRGVPGQNQAWSHMSPRHASWAIIQSRTTDPDDVWYIEKRLYDATKSGQEPYGAPDEMVLPPLFVSLTDQQEFNELRTTINEFVRENIALFVTGKMDPDGDWDAYLAELDKIGIDRYVELVQSTYDRDYK; the protein is encoded by the coding sequence ATGCTGTATTCGAGGACCATTGCGGTTGGGACGATCGCCGCCCTGTTGAGCCTGGGCGCTGCCGGGGCCGCGTTCGCGGCCGGCGAGGAGGAGGCGGGGGCCGCCGGCGTGATGATGTCGGCGCCCGGCGTGCTGCCGATCGTGGATGAGCCGGTGACCCTGCGCGTGGCGGCGATTCCGCACGCCACGGTGGAGGACCTCACCACCAACTACGCCACCGGATGGCTGGAAGAACAGACCGGCGTCCACGTGGAGTGGAACGTGCTGCCGCGCAAGGACGCGCGCCAGAAGATCAACCTGATGCTGACCAGCGCCACCGACCTGCCGGACGTGTTCCTGGGGGCCGGCGCGGTCACCCCGGAACAGGCGGCACTGTACGGCGGCCAGGGGCTGTTCCTGCCGTTGAACGACTTCATCGACCAGTACAGCACCGAGGTGAAGCGGTTCTTCGAGGAGAACCCGCTGATCAGGAAGATCGGCACCTCGCCGGACGGCAACATCTACAGCCTGGGCAACTACGACCTGTGCTACCACTGCTACTACAGCCAGCGCGTCTGGTACAACAAGACCTGGCTCGACAAGCTCGGCCTGGAGGTGCCGCAGACCACCGACGAGCTGTACGCGGTGCTGACGGCATTCAAGACGCAGGATCCCAACGGCAACGGCAAGGCGGACGAGGTACCGTTCACCGGCGCCACCACCGGCTGGAATACCACCCTCGACGGCTACCTGATGAACCCGTTCGAGTACAACGACGCCCGCGACCGCCTCTACCTGGACGGCGGCACGGTGGTGGCGGCGTTCACCACCGACGGCTGGCGCGACGGGCTGCGCTGGATGAGCCGGCTGTACGCGGAGGGGCTGATCGACCAGGAGGGCTTCACCCAGGACCAGAACCAGATGAAGCAGGGCGTGGAGGGCGAGACTATCCTGTACGGGGCGATCGCGGCCGGCGTGCCGGCGGCGTTCTCGCTCAACGAGGGCGAGGCGACCAGGAACTTCTACCTGCTGCCGCCGGTCGCGGGCCCGAGCGGCCTGCGCCGCACGCCCTTCTTTCCGCCCGCGCACGGCTTCCGCAACGGGCGCTTCGTGATTACCCGCGAGGCCGAGCACCCGGAGGTGGCGTTCCGCTGGGCGGACTACATGTACGCCGAGGAGGCCACGCTCACCCTGTACTTCGGCGAGCAGGGCGTGGACTGGAAGTACTCGGAACCGGGCGAGGTCGGCGTGGACGACGAGCCGGCGCTGTTCGAGGAGCTGACCATGGTGCGCGGCGTGCCGGGCCAGAACCAGGCGTGGAGCCACATGTCGCCGCGGCACGCGAGCTGGGCGATCATCCAGAGCCGCACCACCGACCCGGACGACGTCTGGTACATCGAGAAGCGCCTGTACGACGCCACCAAGAGCGGCCAGGAGCCGTACGGCGCGCCGGATGAGATGGTGCTGCCGCCGCTGTTCGTGTCGCTGACCGACCAGCAGGAGTTCAACGAGCTGCGCACCACCATCAACGAGTTCGTGCGCGAGAACATCGCCCTGTTCGTGACCGGCAAGATGGATCCTGACGGCGACTGGGACGCCTACCTGGCGGAGCTGGACAAGATCGGCATCGACCGTTACGTGGAGCTGGTGCAGAGCACCTACGACCGCGACTACAAGTAG
- a CDS encoding HI0074 family nucleotidyltransferase substrate-binding subunit: protein MAWNTLKDRPEHDGVVLNPVTPRSVIRRAFQAKLISEGEQWIDMLGDRDRMSHTYDSATFETTITEIEERYLERLNELHVRLSHEMAEQETKEP from the coding sequence TTGGCCTGGAACACGCTCAAGGACCGCCCGGAGCACGACGGCGTCGTGTTGAACCCGGTAACTCCGCGCTCCGTGATCCGCCGCGCGTTCCAGGCGAAGCTGATCTCCGAGGGCGAGCAATGGATCGACATGCTCGGCGATCGCGACCGCATGTCCCACACCTACGACAGCGCTACGTTCGAAACGACCATCACGGAGATCGAAGAGCGCTATCTCGAGCGGCTGAACGAGCTGCATGTTCGCCTGAGCCACGAGATGGCTGAACAGGAGACGAAGGAGCCGTGA
- a CDS encoding nucleotidyltransferase domain-containing protein gives MRQVDLPSGALRELVAVFGRYPDLQQVILFGSRATGRSTERSDIDLATRGILDRHRLGRLSLDLDEVAIPQECGVQAYEQIHHAPLKAHIDRWGIAIYERERSAL, from the coding sequence GTGAGACAGGTCGACCTGCCGAGCGGCGCGCTGCGTGAGCTGGTTGCCGTGTTCGGACGCTACCCCGACCTGCAACAGGTGATCCTGTTTGGCTCGCGGGCCACCGGCCGATCCACCGAACGGTCGGACATCGACCTGGCTACCCGAGGGATTCTGGACCGGCACCGGCTCGGGCGCCTCTCACTCGACCTGGACGAAGTGGCCATCCCCCAGGAGTGCGGCGTGCAAGCGTACGAACAGATCCACCATGCCCCGCTGAAGGCCCACATCGACCGGTGGGGGATCGCGATCTACGAACGCGAACGAAGTGCGCTTTGA
- a CDS encoding AAA family ATPase translates to MYEALDTLRGATDYIRASVLGSMIIDNFTAFGPSELKFADGLNVFVGENGTGKSHLLKLPYSVIATSASGARRNSGERPTKGTLQRDLAQKLNQVFRPESLGRLARRQRGRARCEVEVRFHCSEHTFRFSFSSQSTKEVVIDTCPTQWVDKAPVFLPAHELLTVFPGFVSIYDSHYLQFDETWRDTCQLLGAAALKGVREQRVVELLEPLEKQMGGRLSLDENGRFYLRQPGVGNLEIHLVAEGIRKLAMLARLIATGSLLDQGVLFWDEPESNLNSKLVRGVAESILQICSHGVQIFVATHSLFLLRELETLLKEERFADIGQRYFALSPNADGVDVQQGDSLDDVGPLVALDEELLQSDRFLEAHQ, encoded by the coding sequence ATGTACGAAGCGCTTGACACACTGCGCGGAGCGACAGACTATATTCGTGCTTCCGTGCTGGGGTCAATGATAATCGACAACTTCACCGCGTTCGGACCAAGTGAATTGAAGTTCGCCGACGGGTTGAATGTCTTTGTTGGCGAGAATGGCACTGGTAAGAGCCATCTGCTGAAGCTTCCTTACTCGGTAATTGCGACTAGTGCTAGTGGAGCAAGGCGGAACAGCGGTGAGAGACCCACCAAGGGAACGTTGCAGCGTGATTTGGCACAGAAGCTGAATCAAGTGTTCCGGCCTGAATCTCTCGGGCGGCTCGCCCGACGCCAGCGGGGAAGGGCTCGTTGTGAAGTAGAAGTGCGATTCCACTGCTCTGAGCACACGTTCCGGTTCAGTTTTTCGAGCCAGAGCACAAAGGAAGTTGTCATTGACACCTGTCCCACACAGTGGGTGGATAAGGCGCCCGTGTTTCTTCCGGCACACGAGTTGCTAACAGTTTTTCCGGGATTCGTATCGATATACGACAGTCATTACTTGCAGTTCGATGAGACTTGGCGAGACACGTGTCAGCTGCTCGGTGCCGCTGCGTTGAAGGGAGTGCGAGAACAGCGAGTCGTCGAGCTACTGGAGCCGTTGGAAAAGCAGATGGGAGGACGTTTGTCACTGGATGAAAACGGACGGTTCTATCTGCGGCAACCAGGAGTAGGGAATCTAGAGATCCACCTGGTGGCCGAGGGTATAAGGAAACTTGCCATGTTGGCGAGGCTGATCGCTACCGGTTCTCTGCTTGACCAAGGCGTATTGTTCTGGGACGAGCCAGAGAGCAATCTGAACTCGAAGTTGGTCCGTGGAGTGGCGGAATCAATTCTGCAGATCTGCTCCCACGGCGTCCAGATATTCGTTGCAACTCACAGTCTGTTCTTGCTGCGGGAGCTTGAGACGCTCTTGAAGGAGGAGCGGTTCGCCGACATCGGACAACGCTACTTCGCGCTGTCGCCGAACGCTGACGGGGTTGACGTTCAACAAGGTGACAGCTTGGACGATGTCGGTCCGCTGGTGGCGCTGGATGAAGAGTTGCTGCAATCCGACCGATTCCTCGAAGCCCATCAGTAA
- a CDS encoding NAD(P)-dependent oxidoreductase produces the protein MKILVTGASGFIGRALVRELAQRHEVVALARGRPELDVPVVRGDFQQYEDLLGLDEHRFDGAVHLGAVTGGAPEHTAIMVNAVGTRTLLHYLRHRGCRKFVTASSIAAVGFQTTAFRPRQLPIPDEHPCLDRDGYGVSKYLMEELTRYVQRQDPGLDIINMRLSSVCPDDAPRPLVKPGPLGQWALGSITMMTLADAVAAFTAAVESPLKPGLRILNTTGPRAWVAAPTAEVLRSWWGEEVDLSWYEQAGHEWDSAYDVRRIEQELGFVAGHLPTRDGPPAPIRTDRRTRLPVQAGAP, from the coding sequence ATGAAGATCCTGGTGACCGGGGCGAGCGGGTTCATTGGGCGTGCGTTGGTGCGCGAGTTGGCGCAGCGGCACGAGGTGGTGGCGCTGGCGCGGGGACGGCCGGAGCTGGATGTGCCCGTGGTGCGCGGAGACTTCCAGCAATACGAGGACCTGCTCGGGTTGGATGAGCACCGCTTCGACGGCGCCGTGCACCTGGGGGCGGTGACCGGCGGCGCGCCGGAGCACACGGCCATCATGGTGAACGCCGTCGGCACCCGCACGCTGCTGCACTACCTGCGCCACCGCGGCTGCCGCAAGTTCGTTACCGCCAGCTCGATCGCCGCGGTGGGCTTTCAGACCACGGCGTTCCGCCCGCGGCAACTGCCGATTCCCGACGAGCACCCGTGCCTGGACCGCGACGGCTACGGCGTCTCCAAGTACCTGATGGAGGAGCTGACCCGCTACGTGCAGCGCCAGGACCCGGGGCTGGACATCATCAACATGCGGTTGAGTTCGGTGTGCCCGGACGATGCGCCGCGCCCGCTGGTGAAGCCGGGGCCGCTCGGCCAGTGGGCGCTCGGCAGCATCACCATGATGACCCTGGCCGACGCCGTGGCCGCCTTCACTGCGGCGGTGGAGTCGCCCCTGAAGCCGGGGCTGCGCATTCTGAACACCACCGGGCCGCGTGCGTGGGTGGCGGCGCCGACGGCGGAGGTGCTGCGGAGCTGGTGGGGCGAAGAGGTGGACCTGAGCTGGTACGAGCAGGCCGGCCACGAGTGGGACAGCGCCTATGACGTGCGCCGCATCGAACAGGAACTCGGCTTCGTGGCCGGGCACCTGCCGACCCGCGACGGCCCGCCCGCGCCGATACGAACTGACCGACGCACTCGGTTGCCAGTGCAGGCCGGGGCACCGTGA
- a CDS encoding phytanoyl-CoA dioxygenase family protein — protein sequence MNREARRWTEAKRSYWERGWTVVEGVFSAERVSAVAELAQEIGYRDLAQVPANADSSYLFDRAASGQLAPRKVNNPYTRDPRFRELVFDPRLRALLKAVIGLPMELAVDQILMKPPEIGSAKPYHQDNAYFRCDPGDHVVTAWIALDDVDQENGCLRYIDGSHRQPILPHEVMPGEPHNKVPPPAVIERLVAATRESAAPVGIGGVVLHHSHTLHTSHVNRSRRWRRGYATHWAAADVTSESGFVEGAYFNRPGYPNPDP from the coding sequence ATGAACCGCGAGGCGCGACGCTGGACGGAGGCGAAGCGCAGTTATTGGGAGCGCGGCTGGACCGTGGTGGAGGGCGTATTCTCTGCGGAGCGGGTATCGGCGGTGGCGGAGTTGGCGCAGGAGATCGGCTACCGCGACCTGGCGCAGGTACCGGCCAACGCGGACAGCAGCTACCTGTTCGACCGCGCGGCATCGGGGCAGCTTGCGCCGCGCAAGGTCAACAACCCCTACACCCGCGACCCGCGGTTTCGCGAACTGGTGTTCGATCCGCGCCTGCGCGCCTTGCTGAAAGCAGTGATCGGCCTTCCCATGGAGTTGGCGGTGGACCAGATCCTCATGAAGCCGCCGGAGATCGGCAGCGCCAAGCCGTACCACCAGGACAACGCCTACTTCAGGTGCGATCCGGGCGATCACGTGGTGACGGCGTGGATTGCGCTCGACGACGTCGACCAAGAGAACGGCTGCCTGCGCTACATCGACGGCTCCCACCGCCAGCCGATCCTGCCCCACGAGGTGATGCCCGGCGAGCCCCACAACAAGGTGCCGCCGCCCGCGGTGATCGAGCGCCTCGTCGCCGCCACGCGCGAATCGGCCGCCCCGGTCGGCATCGGCGGCGTGGTGCTGCACCACAGCCACACCCTGCACACCTCGCACGTCAACCGGTCGCGGCGCTGGCGCCGCGGCTACGCCACGCACTGGGCAGCGGCCGATGTGACGTCGGAGAGCGGATTCGTGGAAGGCGCCTACTTCAACCGCCCCGGCTACCCGAATCCCGACCCCTGA
- a CDS encoding nuclear transport factor 2 family protein: protein MSVEAHRTVLMRFHEEVFNQRNLAVIDEVLHPRYAHYDAGSKSADEHKRILADQLAGQSDFRVEVVQTIVEGNSAAVEVSHYQGDRKYRTGVALFTFEDGLIISDRFWYRLVSESESVDADLVPEAGTGAPETSG, encoded by the coding sequence GTGTCGGTAGAAGCTCATCGCACCGTGCTGATGCGTTTCCATGAAGAGGTGTTCAACCAGCGCAACCTCGCGGTCATCGACGAGGTGCTGCACCCTCGCTACGCACACTACGACGCCGGCAGCAAGAGCGCCGACGAGCACAAGAGGATACTGGCCGACCAGCTCGCCGGGCAGAGCGACTTCCGGGTCGAGGTCGTGCAGACCATCGTCGAGGGCAACAGCGCCGCGGTGGAAGTGTCGCACTACCAGGGCGACCGGAAGTATCGCACCGGCGTGGCGCTGTTCACGTTCGAGGATGGCCTGATCATTAGCGACCGATTCTGGTATCGCCTTGTCTCGGAGAGCGAATCGGTGGATGCGGACCTTGTCCCGGAGGCCGGAACGGGGGCGCCGGAGACGTCTGGATAG
- a CDS encoding sulfatase-like hydrolase/transferase: MPVPSVPRRARQKPNIVWVMCDQLRWDALGCTGTGYVHTPNIDALARRGVVLRNAYCASPVCSPARASWLSGLYPHATGQLVNYGPRRADRPGCRMGEDVVTIADVLAADGYRCANAGVWHLGDDEHPQHGFDDGWITYRYHRDPNDPLVRYFADCGVANPYRHGAPEVQRYGPNTLPFGTIADPRQQRTTWTVDRAVEMLDDLAGAPFFLLCGVKDPHPEMMVMPELLARYPEDEVPLPATRHDPLHGKPRYQHDAKFRIPPGTLDDRSYRRMLAYYYALITHIDAEMGRLLGHLRLLGVADDTVVVFSSDHGEMLGDHGFVEKCLMYEESVRVPCILAWPGGLPGGGEVHCPVGGVDLMPTLLELAGAPVPAPLDGRSLAAALRRGAEPKPAPVLAEIAAIAGEEAMDHGNLAPDQLAAHVMMREGHWKYVRNRHDIDELYHLGDDPHEMHNLADAAEHAGRVDEMRRRIAAVVRTTGPGPYAWCA; the protein is encoded by the coding sequence ATGCCAGTGCCAAGCGTGCCGCGACGCGCACGGCAGAAGCCCAACATCGTGTGGGTGATGTGCGACCAGTTGCGCTGGGATGCGCTCGGCTGTACCGGCACCGGCTATGTACACACTCCCAACATCGACGCCCTGGCACGCCGCGGGGTGGTGCTGCGCAACGCCTACTGCGCGTCGCCGGTGTGCTCGCCGGCGCGGGCGAGCTGGCTGAGCGGCCTCTACCCGCACGCGACCGGGCAATTGGTCAACTACGGGCCACGGCGCGCCGACCGGCCGGGCTGTCGCATGGGTGAAGACGTGGTGACCATCGCCGACGTGCTCGCCGCCGACGGCTACCGCTGCGCCAACGCCGGCGTGTGGCACCTCGGCGACGACGAGCACCCGCAGCACGGCTTCGATGACGGCTGGATCACCTACCGCTACCACCGCGACCCGAACGATCCGCTGGTGCGCTACTTTGCCGACTGCGGCGTGGCCAACCCGTACCGCCACGGCGCCCCGGAGGTGCAGCGCTACGGTCCCAACACGCTGCCGTTCGGCACCATCGCCGATCCGCGCCAGCAGCGCACCACCTGGACCGTGGATCGCGCCGTCGAGATGCTCGACGACCTGGCCGGCGCGCCCTTCTTCCTGCTGTGCGGGGTGAAGGATCCGCACCCGGAAATGATGGTCATGCCGGAACTGCTCGCCCGCTACCCGGAAGACGAAGTGCCGCTGCCGGCCACCCGCCACGACCCGCTGCATGGCAAGCCGCGCTACCAGCACGATGCGAAGTTCCGCATCCCGCCCGGTACGCTCGACGACCGCTCCTACCGGCGCATGCTGGCGTACTACTACGCCCTGATCACGCATATCGACGCCGAGATGGGCCGGCTGCTCGGCCACCTGCGGCTGCTCGGCGTGGCCGATGACACGGTCGTGGTGTTCAGCAGCGACCACGGAGAGATGCTCGGCGACCACGGCTTCGTGGAGAAGTGCCTGATGTACGAGGAGTCGGTGCGCGTGCCCTGCATCCTGGCGTGGCCGGGCGGGTTGCCGGGCGGCGGCGAAGTGCACTGCCCGGTCGGGGGAGTGGACCTGATGCCGACCCTCCTGGAACTGGCCGGGGCGCCCGTGCCGGCGCCGCTGGACGGCAGGTCGCTGGCGGCCGCGCTGCGCCGCGGCGCGGAGCCGAAGCCGGCCCCGGTGCTGGCCGAGATCGCCGCCATCGCCGGCGAGGAGGCGATGGACCACGGCAACCTGGCGCCGGACCAGCTCGCCGCGCACGTGATGATGCGCGAAGGACACTGGAAGTACGTGCGCAACCGGCACGACATCGACGAGCTCTACCACCTGGGGGACGACCCGCACGAGATGCACAACCTGGCTGACGCCGCCGAGCACGCCGGGAGGGTGGACGAAATGCGCCGCCGGATCGCCGCCGTGGTGCGCACCACCGGTCCCGGACCGTACGCCTGGTGCGCGTGA
- a CDS encoding glucose 1-dehydrogenase — MYDLKGQVALVTGAGGEHGIGYAIARRLAEEGADVVVNDVSARPYPDAEWAGLDAAVSAIEALGRRSACVVADVGDPQQVDRMVAETLEKMGRIDILVNNAGTLAGWDRVPVVELEVDLFDAVQRTNVRGTYLVSRAVARHMLERGGGGRVINISSIAGRTGTARYSAYNASKFAVIGFSQALAQELAPAGITVNTICPGLVETERVVPLAMTALPDLDPEPRLRQFLEGYAARNPIGRVADPDDVANTAAFLASAEAAYLTGIAMNVCGGVRMD, encoded by the coding sequence ATGTACGACTTGAAGGGACAAGTAGCGCTGGTTACCGGCGCCGGCGGCGAGCACGGCATCGGCTACGCCATCGCCCGGCGGCTCGCCGAGGAGGGAGCGGACGTGGTGGTGAACGACGTCAGCGCGCGGCCCTACCCGGACGCGGAGTGGGCCGGGCTGGACGCCGCGGTGTCCGCCATCGAGGCGCTCGGCCGGCGATCCGCGTGCGTGGTGGCGGACGTCGGCGACCCGCAGCAGGTGGACCGCATGGTAGCGGAGACGCTGGAGAAGATGGGGCGCATCGACATCCTGGTGAACAACGCCGGCACGCTCGCGGGTTGGGACCGCGTGCCGGTCGTGGAGTTGGAAGTTGACCTGTTTGACGCGGTTCAGCGGACCAACGTCCGCGGCACCTACCTGGTTTCGCGCGCGGTGGCGCGCCACATGCTGGAGCGCGGCGGCGGCGGGCGGGTCATCAACATCTCGTCGATCGCCGGCAGGACCGGCACCGCCAGGTACTCGGCCTACAACGCCTCCAAGTTCGCCGTGATCGGGTTTTCCCAGGCGCTCGCCCAGGAGCTCGCGCCGGCCGGCATTACCGTCAACACCATCTGTCCCGGCCTGGTGGAGACCGAGCGGGTCGTGCCGCTCGCCATGACCGCGCTCCCCGACCTTGACCCCGAGCCGCGGTTGCGCCAATTCCTGGAGGGCTACGCGGCCCGCAACCCCATCGGCCGGGTCGCCGATCCCGACGACGTCGCCAATACCGCGGCGTTCCTGGCCTCCGCGGAGGCCGCCTACCTCACCGGCATCGCCATGAACGTGTGCGGCGGCGTCCGCATGGACTGA
- a CDS encoding DUF2961 domain-containing protein, giving the protein MYDHLATLTGGRTGRASSWDTSGRNQDRWLLAPGEARVLADLEGPGVITHLWFTQRDHYRECLLRITWDDAPAPSIVAPLGDFFGLGHGIVNSYQSALFTASTRSNNRFNEGCALNSYVPMPFRRRALVELVNESDEEHLQYFYIDYERLAEPRAESGYLHAEFRRANPFGGWGHEIRVNTPEANVVNREREAWDNNYVILEARGRGHYLGCNLSVTNFQGTWWGEGDDMIWVDGYRWPPDLHGTGSEDYLNQAWRMQDNAFLRNGSSIFEDNTGGYQTSYVLHLENPVRFREQIKVTIEHGHGNHLANEMASTAYWYAAEPAAAAAPPPVAARLPVLRDNQGRWLHDPARRHPGRTVPVNAEMAAMKARAARASEE; this is encoded by the coding sequence ATGTACGATCACCTCGCTACCCTCACCGGCGGCCGCACCGGGCGGGCTTCCTCGTGGGACACCAGCGGCCGCAACCAGGACCGCTGGCTCCTGGCGCCGGGGGAGGCGCGCGTGCTTGCCGACCTGGAAGGCCCCGGCGTCATCACCCACCTGTGGTTCACGCAGCGCGACCACTACCGCGAGTGCCTGCTGCGCATCACCTGGGACGACGCGCCCGCGCCCAGCATCGTGGCGCCGCTCGGCGACTTCTTCGGCCTCGGCCACGGCATCGTCAACAGCTACCAGTCGGCGCTGTTCACGGCGTCGACCAGGTCGAACAACCGCTTCAACGAAGGCTGCGCCCTGAACAGCTACGTGCCCATGCCGTTCCGGCGCCGGGCGTTGGTGGAGCTGGTCAACGAGAGCGACGAAGAGCACCTGCAGTACTTCTACATCGACTACGAGCGGCTGGCCGAGCCGCGTGCGGAGAGCGGATACCTGCACGCCGAGTTCCGCCGCGCCAACCCATTCGGCGGCTGGGGGCACGAAATCCGCGTCAACACGCCGGAGGCCAACGTGGTCAACCGCGAACGGGAGGCGTGGGACAACAACTACGTGATCCTGGAGGCGCGTGGGCGCGGGCACTACCTGGGCTGCAACCTGTCGGTGACCAACTTCCAGGGCACCTGGTGGGGCGAGGGCGACGACATGATCTGGGTGGACGGCTACCGCTGGCCGCCCGACCTGCACGGCACCGGCAGCGAGGACTACCTGAACCAGGCATGGCGCATGCAGGACAACGCCTTCCTGCGCAACGGCTCATCGATCTTCGAGGACAACACCGGCGGCTACCAGACCAGCTACGTGCTGCACCTGGAAAACCCGGTGCGCTTCCGGGAGCAGATCAAGGTGACCATCGAGCACGGCCACGGCAACCACCTGGCCAACGAGATGGCATCCACGGCGTATTGGTACGCCGCCGAGCCGGCCGCCGCGGCCGCCCCGCCGCCGGTGGCCGCCCGCCTGCCGGTGCTGCGCGACAACCAGGGCCGCTGGCTGCACGACCCGGCGCGCCGCCACCCGGGCCGCACCGTACCGGTAAACGCCGAGATGGCCGCCATGAAGGCCCGCGCCGCACGCGCCTCGGAGGAATAG
- a CDS encoding zinc-binding dehydrogenase — protein MPRALMAVAPRTTELVEYDEPPLGDRDVRIRSEFAAPKHGTESHAYLDDQRRLARRFHPEYRIFVPANGDAIGRPFPRRLGNMTVGTVTEVGGAVTRFKVGDRVYGHLPIRETHTVSEDGPRKSMAAGTREQELHLVPPELSPEQVVLLDPAHFALAAVRDADVRVGERVAVFGLGAIGLLIVQMALLSGAVTVYAVDPLPSRRARARRLGATACYDPAACDVGLEIKQATAGAGADVAIEVSGNYGALQDAIRAVHYSGLVVTVSNYHGPGTALHLDEEWHLTRVTVRSSMPVWGNPSRDHPLWDDRRVEETALQLMRAGRLQSDGLVHPIVPFEQSAEAYHWIQDTPDRVVKLGIRFP, from the coding sequence ATGCCGCGCGCCCTGATGGCGGTCGCGCCGCGCACCACCGAGCTGGTCGAGTACGACGAGCCGCCGCTCGGCGACCGCGACGTCCGCATCCGGAGCGAGTTCGCCGCCCCCAAGCACGGCACCGAGTCGCACGCCTACCTGGACGACCAGCGCCGGCTCGCGCGGCGCTTCCACCCCGAGTACCGAATCTTCGTGCCCGCGAATGGGGATGCTATCGGAAGGCCGTTTCCGCGCCGCCTCGGCAACATGACCGTGGGCACGGTGACCGAGGTGGGCGGCGCGGTGACCCGGTTCAAGGTGGGCGACCGCGTGTACGGCCACCTGCCGATTCGGGAAACCCACACCGTGTCCGAGGACGGCCCGCGCAAGTCGATGGCCGCCGGCACGCGCGAGCAGGAATTGCACCTGGTGCCGCCGGAGCTGTCGCCGGAGCAGGTGGTGCTGCTCGACCCCGCCCACTTCGCGCTGGCCGCGGTGCGCGACGCCGACGTGCGGGTCGGCGAGCGGGTGGCGGTGTTCGGCCTCGGCGCCATCGGCCTGCTGATCGTGCAGATGGCCCTCCTGAGCGGCGCCGTGACCGTGTACGCCGTCGACCCGCTGCCCTCGCGCCGCGCGCGCGCGCGCCGCCTCGGCGCCACCGCCTGCTACGACCCGGCTGCCTGCGACGTCGGCCTGGAGATCAAGCAGGCCACCGCCGGCGCCGGCGCCGACGTGGCCATCGAGGTGAGCGGCAACTACGGCGCGCTGCAGGACGCCATCCGCGCCGTGCACTACTCCGGCCTGGTAGTGACCGTCTCCAATTACCACGGCCCCGGCACCGCCCTGCACCTGGACGAGGAATGGCACCTGACCCGCGTTACGGTGCGCAGCAGCATGCCGGTATGGGGCAACCCGTCCCGCGACCACCCGCTGTGGGACGACCGCCGCGTCGAGGAGACCGCCCTGCAACTGATGCGCGCAGGCCGCCTGCAGAGCGACGGCTTGGTGCACCCAATCGTCCCCTTCGAGCAGTCCGCCGAAGCCTACCACTGGATTCAAGACACCCCCGACCGCGTAGTAAAACTCGGCATCCGCTTCCCATGA
- a CDS encoding DUF6338 family protein — MLELLDFDRLEEILVLIIPGFVSLKVWTLINPTARLKLADYLLDIIAFSALNFVALAWLLLLVDQSSSVPQLIRVVVRIAVFVVFPAAWPVFLRAILSSGLLRGRIINPVPLAWDHFFGRGEHCFVLVHLKNGNVIGGLYTGESFASSYPEPQEIFLSEVWRIDENGRFQHKIEETKGVLVNHEVIEYLEFYTTEGASS; from the coding sequence ATGCTTGAGCTCTTGGATTTCGACAGACTCGAAGAGATCCTTGTTCTGATTATTCCGGGCTTCGTATCCCTGAAGGTATGGACTCTCATCAATCCGACGGCGCGATTGAAGCTGGCGGACTATCTGCTGGATATCATCGCGTTTAGCGCGCTGAACTTCGTCGCTCTGGCCTGGCTGTTGTTACTGGTGGACCAGTCTTCATCCGTGCCACAATTGATACGAGTCGTTGTCAGGATCGCGGTATTTGTAGTCTTCCCGGCTGCGTGGCCGGTGTTTCTCCGTGCGATCCTTAGTTCGGGCTTACTGCGTGGCCGCATCATCAATCCGGTCCCACTAGCTTGGGATCACTTCTTTGGCAGAGGGGAGCACTGTTTCGTCCTGGTTCATCTCAAAAACGGTAACGTCATTGGTGGTCTGTACACTGGCGAATCGTTTGCTTCGTCGTATCCGGAACCGCAGGAGATATTTCTCAGCGAGGTGTGGAGGATCGACGAAAACGGACGGTTTCAGCACAAGATCGAGGAGACCAAGGGAGTACTTGTCAACCACGAGGTAATAGAGTATCTTGAATTCTACACGACCGAAGGAGCTTCGAGTTGA